Proteins found in one Sorghum bicolor cultivar BTx623 chromosome 1, Sorghum_bicolor_NCBIv3, whole genome shotgun sequence genomic segment:
- the LOC8078853 gene encoding glucan endo-1,3-beta-glucosidase 10: protein MAPCCLLQIGRGLERARALRLAAALCAAVVALALAPASDATSASLLGINYGRVGNNLPPPQSVVPLLAGLGIGRVRMYDADPTVLRAFAKTGVELIVGVPDECLAAVADPGGAAQWLKENVVPFLQDTKIAVLAVGNEVLTGSNSSTLSRTLLPAMQSLHGAVAALGLDKQITVTTAHNLGVLGTSYPPSAGAFRKDLLPYLCPILDYHARTGSPFLVNAYPYFAYSSDPRGVQLEYALLDPGFAGVQDPNSRLHYPNLLVAQVDAVYHAIAAANAAASRVVEVRISETGWPSAGAANETAATPQNAARYNSNAMRLVADGKGTPLRPGAPLRAYVFALFNENLKPGLASERYYGLFNPDGTPAYQLSFKLPRDNSTFDHGGTGNGDGGFGGNGNGKANGSSVNISGGGNSGYYDISASALDAPGYWWTWAQAAMAGALAAVLTV from the exons ATGGCGCCGTGCTGCCTGCTCCAGATCGGCCGGGGGCTCGAACGCGCCCGTGCCCTTCGCCTCGCCGCGGCGCTGTGCGCGGCTGTGGTCGCGCTGGCGCTGGCGCCCGCCTCGGATGCCACGTCGGCGTCGCTTCTGGGCATCAACTACGGGCGCGTCGGGAACAACCTCCCGCCGCCGCAGTCCGTCGTGCCGCTGCTCGCGGGCCTCGGTATTGGCCGCGTGCGGATGTACGACGCCGACCCCACGGTGCTGCGCGCGTTCGCGAAGACCGGGGTCGAGCTCATCGTCGGCGTGCCCGACGAGTGCCTGGCCGCCGTGGCCGATCCGGGCGGCGCGGCGCAGTGGCTTAAGGAGAACGTCGTCCCCTTCCTGCAGGACACGAAGATCGCCGTGCTCGCCGTCGGCAACGAGGTGCTCACGGGCTCCAACAGCTCCACGCTGTCGCGCACCCTCCTCCCGGCGATGCAGTCCCTGCACGGCGCGGTGGCCGCGCTCGGCCTCGACAAGCAGATCACCGTCACCACGGCGCACAACCTCGGCGTGCTCGGGACGTCGTACCCGCCCTCGGCGGGGGCGTTCCGCAAGGACCTGCTCCCGTACCTCTGCCCCATCCTGGACTACCATGCCAGGACCGGCTCGCCGTTCCTCGTGAACGCGTATCCCTACTTCGCCTACTCCAGCGACCCCAGGGGCGTGCAGCTGGAGTACGCGCTGCTCGACCCGGGGTTCGCCGGCGTGCAGGACCCCAACTCCAGGCTGCACTACCCCAACCTCCTCGTGGCGCAGGTGGACGCGGTGTACCACGCCATCGCGGCGgccaacgccgcggcgtcgcgggTGGTGGAGGTGCGGATCTCGGAGACCGGCTGGCCCTCCGCGGGGGCCGCCAACGAGACGGCCGCGACGCCGCAGAACGCGGCGCGGTACAACAGCAACGCGATGCGGCTGGTGGCCGACGGCAAGGGCACGCCGCTAAGGCCCGGCGCGCCGCTGCGCGCCTACGTGTTCGCGCTCTTCAACGAGAACCTCAAGCCCGGGCTGGCGTCTGAGCGCTACTACGGCCTCTTCAACCCCGACGGCACGCCGGCGTACCAGCTCTCGTTCAAGCTACCGCGCGACAACTCGACCTTTGATCACGGCGGCACCGGCAACGGTGACGGCGGGTTCGGCGGTAACGGCAATGGCAAAGCCAATGGCAGCAGCGTGAACATTAGCGGCGGCGGAAACAGCGGCTACTACGACATCTCGGCTTCGGCACTTGACGCTCCG GGTTACTGGTGGACGTGGGCGCAGGCGGCAATGGCAGGAGCACTAGCCGCCGTCCTGACAGTGTAG
- the LOC8054346 gene encoding chaperonin 60 subunit beta 4, chloroplastic, which translates to MSRMAPPSPPLSMKPPTLPFSPPKKPPPMPVYKDLHFNRDLSATKKLQAGVDLVARLLGVTLGPKGRNVVLGNKYGPPKIVNDGETVLKEIELEDPLENLGVKLVRQAGARTNDIAGDGCTTSIILAQGLIAEGMKVLAAGINPVQVARGIEKTAAALVSELRLMSREIEDHEIAHVAAISAGNDYAVGNMIYDAFQRVGRKGMVRIENGRGTENSLEVVEGMQFERGYLSPYFVTNRGNMTVEFTDCLILLVDKKISDASEIIRILDSAVKENYPLLIIAEDVEEQAMADLIKNKLKGTIKVAAVKAFSFGEQKTQCLDDIAIMTGGTLVRDDMGHELEMAGKEVLGFASKVVITKDSTLIVTDGSNRQAVEERVTMIKGQIENSKERYNKKILGERIARLCGAIAIIQVGAQTIIEMKDKKLRIEDALNATRAAIEEGVVVGGGCSLLRLSEKIDAIKESSLDNIEQEVGADIFKQALSYPTSLIANNAGVNGDFVIKKVLLNDNANYGYNAAKNCYEDLMAAGILDASKVVRCCIEHAAVVAKSFLTSDVVIVEAKEGKPIRIRPPMPPRNLIPPMPPSISGIRV; encoded by the exons ATGTCACGGATGGCGCCCCCGTCTCCACCTCTGTCCATGAAGCCCCCGACGCTGCCCTTCTCTCCTCCCAAGAAGCCACCGCCGATGCCGGTGTACAAGGACCTGCACTTCAACCGCGACCTCTCCGCCACCAAGAAGCTCCAGGCCGGAGTGGACCTGGTGGCGCGGTTGCTGGGGGTCACCCTGGGGCCCAAGGGGAGGAACGTCGTGCTTGGCAACAAGTATGGCCCTCCCAAGATTGTCAATGATGGGGAGACCGTCCTTAAGGAG ATCGAATTGGAAGATCCATTAGAAAATCTTGGAGTGAAGCTGGTCCGACAGGCTGGAGCAAGGACCAATGATATTGCAGGAGATGGTTGTACCACATCCATAATCCTTGCTCAAGGCCTCATTGCTGAAGGAATGAAG GTTCTTGCAGCTGGAATCAACCCAGTTCAGGTTGCACGTGGCATTGAGAAGACTGCTGCTGCTTTGGTGTCTGAACTCAGACTGATGTCGCGAGAG ATTGAAGACCATGAAATTGCACATGTGGCTGCAATTAGTGCGGGAAATGATTATGCTGTTGGAAATATGATTTATGATGCTTTTCAAAGAGTAGGTAGAAAAGGAATGGTGAGAATTGAAAATGGAAGAGGCACCGAGAACAGTCTGGAGGTTGTGGAAGGAATGCAATTTGAACGCGGTTACCTCTCTCCTTACTTTGTTACCAATCGTGGTAACATGACGGTGGAGTTCACTGACTGTCTG ATACTATTGGTTGACAAGAAAATTAGTGATGCTAGTGAGATTATAAGGATACTTGACAGTGCTGTTAAAGAAAATTATCCGTTGTTAATAATTGCTGAGGATGTGGAAGAACAAGCAATGGCTGATTTGATAAAAAACAAGCTGAAAGGGACAATTAAGGTTGCAGCAGTTAAGGCCTTCTCTTTTGGGGAACAAAAGACTCAGTGCTTGGATGACATTGCAATAATGACAGGAG GTACACTAGTGAGGGATGACATGGGACATGAACTAGAGATGGCAGGAAAAGAGGTTCTTGGTTTTGCTTCTAAGGTTGTAATAACGAAAGATTCAACGCTAATTGTTACCGATGGAAGCAATCGTCAAGCAGTTGAGGAAAGGGTTACTATGATAAAAGGACAAATTGAG AACTCTAAGGAAAGGTACAACAAGAAGATATTGGGTGAGAGGATAGCAAGGTTATGTGGTGCAATTGCAATCATCCAG GTTGGTGCTCAAACAATCATTGAGATGAAAGATAAGAAGCTGAGGATTGAAGATGCACTCAACGCAACAAGG GCAGCTATTGAGGAAGGTGTTGTAGTTGGTGGTGGATGTAGCCTATTAAGACTGTCAGAGAAGATTGACGCAATCAAGGAATCATCATTGGATAATATAGAGCAGGAG GTTGGTGCTGACATCTTCAAACAAGCCTTGAGTTACCCTACCTCTCTAATAGCAAACAATGCAGGGGTGAATGGCGACTTTGTCATTAAAAAG GTGTTACTGAATGATAATGCAAATTATGGTTACAATGCTGCCAAGAACTGCTATGAGGACTTGATGGCTGCTGGAATACTGGACGCATCAAAG GTTGTGAGGTGTTGCATTGAGCATGCTGCTGTGGTTGCTAAGTCCTTTCTCACCTCCGATGTGGTGATTGTTGAGGCAAAAGAAGGCAAACCTATTCGAATAAGACCCCCAATGCCTCCTAGGAACTTAATTCCCCCAATGCCCCCTTCAA TTTCAGGTATTCGAGTGTAG
- the LOC8054347 gene encoding 26.7 kDa heat shock protein, chloroplastic encodes MAAAPFTIASRLSPAARLPVRAWRAARPAHGFASAGRARSLAVASAAQENGDNSVDVQVSQNGGNGNRQQQGNAVQRRPRRAAPLDISPFGLVDPMSPMRTMRQMLDTMDRLFDDAVGFPMATRRSPTAATGEVRLPWDIVEDDKEVKMRFDMPGLARDEVKVMVEDDTLVIRGEHKKEEGADETAEGGDGWWKQRSVSSYDMRLALPDECDKSKVRAELKNGVLLVTVPKTEVERKVIDVQVQ; translated from the exons ATGGCAGCTGCTCCGTTCACGATTGCCAGCCGCCTCTCTCCCGCCGCGCGCCTCCCGGTCCGCGCCTGGAGGGCGGCGAGGCCGGCGCACGGGTTCGCGTCGGCCGGGAGGGCCCGCTCGCTCGCCGTGGCATCCGCGGCGCAGGAGAACGGGGACAACAGCGTCGACGTACAGGTTAGCCAGAACGGCGGCAACGGCAACAGGCAGCAGCAGGGCAACGCCGTGCAGCGCCGACCGCGCCGCGCGGCACCGCTCGACATCTCCCCGTTCG GGTTAGTTGATCCGATGTCGCCGATGCGGACGATGCGGCAGATGCTGGACACGATGGACCGGCTGTTCGACGACGCCGTGGGGTTCCCGATGGCGACGCGGAGGTCCCCGACGGCGGCGACCGGCGAGGTGCGCCTGCCGTGGGACATCGTGGAGGACGACAAGGAGGTGAAGATGCGGTTCGACATGCCGGGGCTCGCGCGGGACGAGGtgaaggtgatggtggaggacgACACGCTGGTCATCCGAGGGGAGCACAAGAAGGAGGAGGGCGCCGACGAGACCGCGGAGGGCGGCGACGGGTGGTGGAAGCAGCGGAGCGTGAGCTCCTACGACATGCGGCTGGCGCTGCCGGATGAGTGCGACAAGAGCAAGGTGCGGGCCGAGCTCAAGAACGGCGTGCTCCTCGTCACCGTGCCCAAGACCGAGGTGGAGCGCAAGGTCATCGACGTGCAGGTCCAGTAG